A window of Rhipicephalus microplus isolate Deutch F79 chromosome 8, USDA_Rmic, whole genome shotgun sequence genomic DNA:
TATTGATGACTGCGCTGAAGCACACAATGAAGACGGCCATGTGATTTCCATATTCCTTCGAACACACGGCAGTAGACTCACGTTAAACGAAAATACACCTTTACGTGCACCCGACAATCTCTTAAAAACTTGTATGTCTTGTTTGCTTGTGATTCTGTGCACGCTGTATTGAATTTACAGCATGCTTGACGATGCTTAGGTATTGCGTTTCACATAACCCTTTTGACAAGTTTCTGCTTATACAATTACGCAATCGCGAAAAGTACATTAAACCAATTTGGATCACATGATTCTGATTTTACGAGTTCGCAgatcttacgtttttttttcacgttctttTTTTGGAAAGGTATCAACGAGGTTGTACTTACGTTAAGGTCTTTGTAATTGCTGATAAATGACAGGCATGATTTATCATTAATCTGTCATCACAGACTACCAATGCTCCAAACGTAAGAACACCGACACATCCATGACGATTCGCTCACCTAACATGTCCTCAGTCACTAGAAGCGAaagttgggctggttggtggttCATGCTTGCATGTAAAAACAGTGCAAATATACGGACAATATATGACTGCATGATATAAGTGTGTGTTCCTTCCAAAAAaaatttagttgcgagttcagtgccttgtcatcttttcttttgtttttttttggcatgTTTGTGCTGTTTTTACGTCCAAGCATGTCTTAAGTCAAATTTCGCAGATTTTCGCTCATTGAACTCACGCGATAGCAAGCTTCGTTAAAGTCAGCGTCAGCATTCGCTCCCTTCAAGACTGATTTCTAACACGCGGCATTCGTATTAGTTCACCCACTTCTAAAACTATTTATCTTTCGTTAAAGACAGAGTGCAGATGACATTATTATTAATAAAGTACCTTGTAATGCAGTCTATCAAACTGACCCTTAATACAAGCTCTATGTCTTATTTTCCATGTCTGCCCAAAGGTTTACCGGTTTATGTCTCTGTCTTCTATTACGACAGGTCAGCTGCTGGAACAGGCTGAATGGTTGCGAGATCATCGCCGAAGTCTCAAGCATAGCGGAGCACTTTCACAAAGAATGTGGGTACCACACTGTGTGCTGTCCGAGGTGTTCGTCAACGGTGCTTCGGAAAGACATCATCGCACACCTTGAATCACAATGTTTGAACTTTGTTTTGAGGCTAAGTTCTACAACGCCGCCCGGCGAGAAAGACTCGAATGAACTGCTACTCATTCGGGAAGGTGTCTGTGGGATATCAACGGCATTTCGAAACGCATCACCCAATGATGCGTTCCTGGCTACAAGTCTTCAAAGAGTGGCGGTAGAGCATGGCGAATGTGCCAGGCACCTATCGAAAACGGCAGTTCAAGCTACACAGATGCCGGAGCTGACGCAACAGGCATTGACTCAGATAGAAAGAAGCAGCGGAGCGCACGAGAATCAAATAGCAGATGTGAATAATTGCAAAGAAAGCTTGCGCATGGAGTTGGACGCAATCGAGAGGGCCACCGATCAATTGGAATCGTTAGAACTCGCAGAACAACAAGAACTAAAGGAGAGAGAAGAAAACGCAAAGAAACTGCAAGTGCTGAAGGCTGATATGCAAATGGTGGTCGGATTAATTGAACAATTGACGGACAAGGTCCACCTTGAAACAGCTGTGGCGGAATGTGCAGCCTCGCATGGCTTGTCCGAGGTTCAAAGCTGTGAGCTCTTATCCTTTTGGGACGAACAGTCTTCCTGCGAAGAGTATCCTCTGAGGACGACCATCCGTCTTTTCGAGAATGAACTGAAGATCCCCGTCAAAGTGGTGTGGTGCGTGTGTGAGTGGTCGGTTCTCAGCGTCGCAATAGAAGAGCGCAGGTTTTTTAAGGCCTGTACCGTTATCACTGTTGAGTGCAGATACGACATGCGCCTAATGATGCTCCATGATCCTGGAGGCTGCAATCAGTTATGGATTACGGTCTTCTTGTCTGGAGTAGATGGCGCGACTCTCGCTGTCTTACCCAGTCATGCGACTTTGTTTTTCATCAACAGAGAGAAGTGCGCCGCAAGGAATGAGTTAAAGCTCACTCATGTGGATCCTTTGGCGTATAGAGGGTTGTTTGGTTCAGACATTCTAAACGTCCAGGACATCAATAGCAGCGGCGCCCTTGAAAGGGACGTGCTTAAGATGTGCATCACATTTTCGTATTGACACATTTCATCAAGTTAGCAAGGCATCCACTATGAACATTCATCTCTGATATTgatgccctgccacggtggtctagtggctaaggtactcgcctgctcacccgcaggtcgcgggatcgaatccctgttgCGGTGGCTAcgtttgcgatggaggcggaaatgttgtaggtccgtgtgctcagatttgggtgcacgttaaagaaccacaggtggtcgaaatttccggagcccttcactacggcgtctctcataatcatatggtggtttttgggacgttaaaacccacatatcaaacaatcaatctCTGTTATTCATCAAACAGTCAGGTCTTACCTTACTTAGGGCAGCGCAAATAATGTTATTGAGCGACTACTTGACGAACAATCTGATAACACATCCTTTATAGCCGTCTACAGTAGGCCACAAAAGTTTGCGGGATCTGATTGATGATCGATACGTTATTGGGGCATACAGGCGCATACATCCACACTGAAGCCCGAGATCAAAcatcaaactctttttttttcctcaataaAGTATGTTTACGAAGAAAATAATGTTAATGTTTACTATTAGATTTGAGATGCCTCATTTAAACAGAAATCTTTACGATCTGTACAAAAACAATGTTATCCACTAATACACAGATAAAATTAAGATAGctggttttgtgttttttttttcacgtatactACCGTGAAACTAGGCGCGACTATTCCGTGTTTGCAAGAAGGCTAAAATCTTCAATGAACTCTCCATTTACCATCACCACTTCATAACAACAATATTGCCCAGTACCTGGCCCATAAAAGTGAAAGGCAGGTATTTTTTgatgtatttttttattatagtATTGACACTTGTGTAGAACTGTCACTCATGCACCAGCGCTGAAAGGAAACCTAAAGCAGGCATCGCCgtggtggactagtggctaaggtaatcggctgctgacccgcaggtcgtgggatcgaatccctgttGCGGCGGCTAcgtttgcgatggaggcggaaatgttgtaggcccgtgtgctcagatttgggtgcacgttaaagaaccacaggtggccgaaatttccggagccctccactatggcgtctctcgtaatcatatggtggttttgggacgttaaaatccaCATATTATTCGAAACCTAAAGCAGGAATACTACAACGTTGTCGACTCCTTCCTTTGGGCGTCATTTCAGTGCTTGTGCCGGAGTGATAATTCTATACACAGGTCATAACCCCGGCCGGTTATATTTCCCGTAACTTAACCGGCAACAatagtagtgttttcattcaATCCCAACAAATATGCAGCCCGACCAGACTGAGAAGGATGAAATTTCGCAAAGTTACATATTCGAACTAAGGTGAGCCTATCCTCGTGAGTTGGCGATACAGTCGGCATCAAAGGCGTTTCGTCAGCTAACCagtagattgaaaaaaaaaacatcacttcTCATGCTTGTGGTGGTTTCAAAGATGGTTACGCATGCAAAGTAATTCGGGCCACGCACACTACACGCTAAATGAGCGAATCCGTCGAAGAGCCTATGTCATTGCACTCTATACGACCAAAGAAAGTTTTTCCCCAGCTTCTAAAGAATGAGCGAACGTTGGTAGGTGGCGTCCCTAGCAGCATTGGTCTATCTCCTAATTATATCGTCCACCGTCATAATGCAATGTTTTTGTCATGACTGACTTGAACTTAATAGagtttatcagaaaaaaaaatgggcagatctcaCATACAGTGTTattcgattatatgcgaagcacgaatgagaaattctgatatgtccctttaaaatcagcacaacgttacgaggtggaggtaaatgatgccgtacgtgacttctgtgtcatgattatcatgtttcgatgtgcagtttactttcgtcatctattctcgtcacgtgatactaaatttagtatatgtggagctagcgaaacggccacgagcgcgctatgagcgtggtatgttgttatgttcttacaagacgcgcgtgtcaggattattatgtttgcaccagacgtatatttcgtcatccattgacatcacgtcacacctaatttggtatatgtggagctagcgaaaccgccgcgagcacatcatgaagggcccagtatactctaAGGTAGCATATTGActcgcgcgcacgctgggcacagcgacgcgacgttagcaaaacgcgagaaatctatggtctgacgccaggcgtgacccagcgtccatcggcgcggcccgacgacaactgagttttaggagcgaagctccttaaggcgtgggctgtgcgtcccctgtatgtagccacctctcgttcagttcttgcagtgttcactagatggcggtactagtagctgacggcattaagtattacgctagccaccgcccaatctaaagggtacagccatatccatccgtccatccgtccatccgtccgtccatccatccatccatccatccatccatccatccatccgtccgtccgtccgtccgtccgtccgtccatccatccatccatccatccatccatccatccgtccgtccgtccgtccgtccgtccgtccgtccgtccgtccatccgtccgtccgtccgtccgtccatccatccatccatccatccatccatccgtccgtccgtccgtccgtccgtccgtccgtccgtccgtccgtccatccatccatccatccttccaaaagatgcaagacgttataaactagacggcggtacgtgtagttgattatgaaagatgcgaggtgttataaaataggaatgatgccacatatggcgcgtgtcatcgttcgatatagtgcggcgacgtacgctagggggagcgttgcaataaaatcgagtgggcaaaatgtacggaggattcatggtttaccaggtttacctccggagcttcgcccactcatcatcattcacttcgtggatgtggcggcactttttttttctttaatcctccttgcaaCTGACGcgcaatgcgacatgctgcatttcgcaccgatgcgttacccagacaacactgcgtctccctcttttcgtgacgttggaacaccggacgcgctgaaacgcgcatgcgtcaaagcaacgcagcgcggcgcgtgcctgcgagtatatggcaggatcggcgcctggcgtggcaatgccggcgtgacgtgatcaaatgaacgccggcaggcacgcgcaccgcgtcacgtcgaaatgtgttggcgccttgactgtggcatagtcatgttctcacgtgacacgaatctcatgattgtcatgtttgcaccagtcacataccttcgtcatctgttggcgtcatgtaatactaaatttggcatatgtgaagctagcgaaacggtcatgaGCGCttgatgagtgtggcatgtggtcatgttatatgacacacatgtcgtgattatcatgtttggatgtgtcatttacctatttcgtctgttcgcgtcgcgtcaTACCGAGTtatgtacatgtgaagctagcgaaatagccgtgagtgcatcataagcgtagcatgtagtcatgttgttacatgacacgcatctcatgtgtatcatgttggcaccagtatcacacattcgtcattcattcacttcccgtaatgccaaatttgatataagtgaagctagcaaaacggccaccaacgcatcatgtgcgtggcatgtagtcaagttgctacatgacatgcatctcatgatcatcatgtttgctccagtcacatacctttgccattcattcacgcactgtaataccaaatttggtatatgttacgctagcgaaacggccgccagcgcatcatgagcgtggcaagtagacatgttgttacgtggcacacatatcatgattttcatgttagggtctgtcacttgtgttcgccatgcaatcatgtcataccatactagttttgcaacatgccatgtgaacaaaaccaccgcaagaactgcaggaccatgaaaggtaaattatgacattcttgacatacatatcatgattttcatgttgtaactagtcaaatatgttctttatacagtaatgtcatgccataccaagtttgatattgatgtcattatcgaaacagccaggataGCTAAATGTCATAtagggctagatagatagatagatagatagatagatagatagatagatagatagattagatagatagatagatagatagatagatagatagatagatagatagatagatagatagatagatagatagatagatagatagatagatagatagatagatagatagatagatagatagatagatagatagatagatagatagatagatagatagatagatagatagatagatagatagatagatagatagatagatagatagatagatagatagatagatagatagatagatagatagatagatagatagatagatagatagatagatattgataCAGCATTTACGGTCCGATGCAATGGTCAGCAATCGGCTAATAGAATACTGTCTTTAGAAGTGCAGTTATTTAAACCGTTTAAATCAGCTCTTCTTTCGCTACGTTTTGGAGATTAACAGTTACAGGGTAGCATTTTCAAAGCCTGTCTCATTGGGCACCGTTTTCAAGACACATGGGATTTTAACACACAGTATACATCAATTTTTTTATCTAATCCTATTTGTGATACATTGACAACACGCTGCTTTCTGACGTTATTAGAAAAAAACTTTTACATGAAGCTTAGAAAACTTAACCGCATTACTATATTCTCTCCACATTACTCACGTTTGTTGGCTAGTTATTTATTCCTGAATAATCTAGCACAATCCACCATTTGGAATGTCCAAGAAATGCAGGTTATCTTGCCTAGGAGGAGGTCCTGCCAGCGGTTTGTAACACTCGGTCCTCCTCTTACTTATTACACTGCTTTATATTACATTTGTGACACCgataaatattgattgattgattgaaaaaaaactGGTTTTATACTATACTTATTTTAGATACAGAAAATTTCCAAACTACCTAATGAACACAATGAAAGAAGAACAGAAATATTTATGAATCACTCTGCTTCACAAATTCAGAGCGATTAAAAAATTGCTAAATTAATTTCGGTTAGCTTCACATAGTGTTTCACGTAGCACATTGCGAACGTTTCTAGGGTGAGTTCTCGTGTAGATGTACTGAAGAAAAAACCACTGTAAGTGAGAAAGCTGAGCACATCTTTCCGTGTGGTTGTTCTAGTGATCGTTCCTTACGTTTGCCAACATTTCGCTTCTTTAAATAAATGACCCATAAACACAATGCCATTGCAGCAAAAGACGTTAAGGTGTctgcaccagaccagacctgggACGGTTAAAGTTCTGTGGAGAAACTATTGGGTGTTCCATTTATGCGGGGTTTTTTTATCTCCTATGACAGGTCAGCTGCTTCAACAGGAAGAATGGTTGCGAGATCGTCACTGATGTCTCAAGAATAGCAGACCACTTCCACAGAGACTGCACCTACCACTCCACGAGCTGTCCAGTGTGTTCGTCTACGGTGCTCAGGAAACACATAATCGCGCACCTTGAATCACAATGTGTGGACTATGTCTCCATGTGTGTGGACTATGTCCATGTGTGTGGACTATTGTGTGGACTATGTCTCCACAATGGTGACGTCTCCATCGGATGGGCTGTCGAAGGACCTGAACGACATTCGCCGAGGTGTCCGCGGCGAAGAAATGCCATTTCGAAGCGCCTTCCGCAACGATGTCTTGGCGGTGACGAGTCTTCGAGAAATTGCGCAAAATGGTGcaggaaatgtcgaccacctttCGGAGACGTCAGCTGAAGTTCTGCGTTTGTCGCAGGTGACGAGGCAGGCATCGAGTGAGGTCGAAAGCAGTAGTGAAGATCGTGTGAATGAAATAGAAGATATGAAGACATGCAAGGACAGTTTGTGCGCAGAGTTCGATGAAATTGAGAGAGTCGCCGCTGAGGTGGGCTCTCGCGAAACAACAAATCTACAGGAAACAAGGGAGCATGAGAAATGCACTGACAAATTACAAGCGATGAATAGGAAAATTCGAGGCATATCAAACATATTAGGAGGATTTATGTGTGATATCCTCCCTGAAGTAGATGAAGCCGAAAGGGAAGCCGTAAACGATTTGTCTACACATACTCTAAGCTGTTGAGCTCTTGTAGTCCCGACTCACTTCCACTTGAGGCGAGGGCCCGTGTTTTTGTAAATACAACGAAGGTTCCTGTGAAAATCGTGTGGTGCGTGTCTGCGTGGCGGACTCACAAACGAGATTAAAGCAAACAGTCTTCTTTCGGCTGAAACGACCATTCTTTTTGAAGCTACGTACGGTATATTGCTAATACTACAAAAAGACGTCAAAGGCAAGCAAGGGTTCCGCTTTGTGGTGAATCTGTGTGGAGCGAAGGCCACCCTACCCAAAAGTGTGACGCTGTTATTTATGAACAAAAAGAAAGGTGCCGCGAAGTACGAGATCAATCTTGAAGCTAGAGACAAGTGCGATCCGTCAGGCGGATTTGAGTCACCTTCTTTAACAATAAATTATCTTAAGCACAATGGAATCATTTTGGGTGACGTGCTTAAACTGTGCTTGAAATTTTCGTATTGATACTATGAAGTCACTGTGCCCATGGCTTCTGCGGCACTCACGGATATCTCTCATAAACCGCCACGGTTGTTAAGTTCGGCtgcattcggctgctgacccacaggtcatgggACGAAATATACCGGCAGCGACCACTGCACTTTCAATTTAGGCATAAATATTGTACACCtatgtgcttagattttggtACAGTGTGAgcaaccccgggtggtcgaaatttcaggagctctCTATCACGGCGTCCCCCCTCTTactctaatggtggttttggaacgttaaacctcacatattttTGTAACGAAACTATCAAGACAGATGCAACTGAAGGCTGTGGCAGATGAGGCTACACTGAGATGACACATATCTCATAGCTAagtacttgatttttttttttttttgggggggggggggggggttgtagctCATGATGCATGTTTTGAAACAGCTTTTTGTTACTCATTGGTTTCATGTGATTTGCTCTCCTACAACAAAGGTTGTTCCCAATTTTGTGCGAAAACTTGTGGCTTTATTTATTGCTGTCGCAatattgcctttttttgttcACGTGAGTGCCTTTTTTAAGACCTTTACTGTTCCTTTTATTATTTATATTGCCTTGACAACGAAAACACGGCATGACCTGTTCGCAGGCTGACACGTGTACCTTCTTCTGGTTATGCATTAAAAAAAGTTATGCAGAAACTCTGGTCGATGTTTGTCAATATAGTTGAATCATCTCTTTCTACAGGAAAGCTTAATTCGTTGTTAAAAAGATATTCTATTCTCGATTGAGGCGAAATCGCTGAaagctcgtgtgcttagatttaaatgCACAttgaacaaccccaggtggtcgaaatttccgaagccctccaccacgTCGTATCTTAGCCATATAATttaaccccaaaaatcaatcaatcaagaaagacATTCTGTCGAGCGTATAAGTTTGCCCCTAAGTGGGCAATTCTTCAGGCATTCGCAGCAGTAAAATAGATCATCGAGACAAAAACTTTAGATGTTTCACAAAATACAAAAAGTAAACACCAGGGTATCGTCAACACAAGAGAGGCTAAAAATTATCGTTATGGGATTGCTTCTCTACTCGACGTCATCACGGTGTCGCTCGTGGCGTCATCGTACGTCACTATGACGGCTCCTAAAgtgacgtcacgtgatgacgtcttCACATGACATTTCCGCTAGGTTATTGGTGAGCCGTCCACCTAAGTAATGCAAGATCGCGTGAGGTGGCGCCCGAAGATCCCAATGTGTAGGATTCCTCGGTGCGCGCGCCCCCTTGGAAGATGGAACCACTCTTTGAAGGTAGAGTGCCGCCTTCCGATCGGCAGCCGCCATTCGGTTGCCCTCGTATTTTCACAGTGAGCCACGTGCGAGGCGCTGTCTTGGGCGAATTTCCCGGGTGTTGcgtgccacagtgcacaaaccactcGCGAAGTGGCTACAGGATGTTCAGATTCCCGAAATATGGAGGCGAGAAGGTCGACGCCAATGTACTGTACGATCCAAGagcacgtacaaaaaaaaacagcatgtggTAGAAATTtgcgcagccctccactacggcgtctctcataatcatactttCGCTCTGGGACgcaaaaccccagataatattatagTTACTACCTTCCCGATTTCGTTCTCCGATGCACGCCTACAAATGTACAGCTCAACAATCCTCTGCAAAGAATGGGAAGGCGTTTAGGCATCTTTTTATAAGAGTGGAACTCGATAGAGTTAGCGGATCTTGTCGGCCTCGCCCTAACTTTCGTCTGTGCACGCGTGTTCTATTTTTCAAAAGTACACTATACCTGTCTGTAAGCGAATACGGGCGATCGCGTaagagcacgtttttttttactttgggactTGTGCTAAAGAGGAGGACAATCAACTGCGGGTGGTGAAGCGTTTGTTATGAACAGGCGGctctaaacccccccccccccccacctcctggTAACGCAATTCTCACGGCCTGGCACGATTCAAAGGTTCCTCCACGTAAAGTTATCTATCGCAAAGTGCCCTGCCACACTTTTTAAGCGTTGTCAGTAAACGCAGCCAATCGCAATTCGATGCCCTGAAGAACATGCGAAGTCAAGTGTTAATAGCTCAGCACGAGGACTGTAATGCATAGTTCATTCACAAGATCAGTTCAAAACCATTCCCTCTTCTTTCGACAATTGACGTCATAACGCCATGCCACCACACCCCGAACCCAAAGTCAACGGCCATTGGCTAATTTAAGCATCGCGGGCTGCATAATTTCTCTGACCGCCGCGGAAGCAAGGGGAAGCGTCAAGAAGTCGAGTGAGCAAAATAAGTAAGCGTGTCTCGCGCTAGGATTTCAGTGCTGCAAACATGACACCTGTGATTGGCTCCAGCTGTGCGCAATCAGAACAAATCCCCAAGGAGAAAAGAGAAGCTGTGTGATCCAGAACAACCAAATAAGAAAGGTAGCCCCGtggcagtggtctagtggctaaggtactcggctgctgacctgcgggtcacgggtttgaatcccggctgcggcggctgcatttcccatgaaggcaaaaatgttgtaggcccgtgtgctcagattagggtgtacgttaagaaccccaagtggtcgaaatatccggagccctccactacggcgtctcttcgtaatcatatggtggttttgggacgttaaaccccacatatcaatcaccaatcaatcaatccaataaGAAAGCTATGAATAACGCGGTGTGCTTCTTTCTTGTGCACAATGACCTTTCTCTATAGTtagtataaaataaaaaaaaacaaatcgcaTTACTGGTGGCGGAACGATTAAACCATTTGTTGGGGCGAACGCATCTAGTGTAACTAGTTTCACGAGCTTCCATAGCGTCACGCCTGATGCATGAAATTGAGTCGTGGCCTCCGAGATGAGCGTGCCACCGGctaatcttggaggccatgacCGAGTGTGGGTATTTTTCATTTTCCACCCAAGAGAGGGCCCTGAACTGCAAGTGACGTTGCATGCGCAGCGCTCATTGGCTCAGTACAGCGCTTCAGGAAGACCTGCGTAGTTCGGCACAGCCTAAAAGCCCCACTGGCCCCTCCCCTCGAACAGGCCTTTTCAATTTTACTGTGCTGCCCCCTAGCGTTTTGTTACGGTTTTCGTAGGGCCTGGGAGAACTGGCATTGCTAGAACGAAGGCCACCGAGGCCAGGAAACGTTTCGCGACTTTTTTCAAGGGCGCAAGTACCGCGGTATCATGGAAAACTCAGACTGCCAACAAGACACAAAACTCGCATGCGTTCACAACCTTCTCGCaccacgatagttatagcgcgagaacaaaacgacgacacagagacaagaagggcacgaaagacacttcttgtctctgtgtcgtcgttttgttctcgcgctataactatcgtcatgccataccaactagcccaagctgccacacttctcgcaCCGTTCCAGGCCTGACAAAATCGACTGCTAGAGAACATTCCTTCTGGACTTCTCTCGGAGAGAAAATAACCCCTTCGAGGGTGAGTTTTGTTGCCCTGGCTGTTAATGCTTCAATTTCGCCTAGCATAACTTCAAGGCTCTCAACATTACAATTCTAAGAAAAAATGAAGCAATGTGTCGTGTAGTGTGAGTTTTAGTCATTGATTTTCTTGAGTATGTAATTAAAATATTTAAATATTCTGTAGTCGCTCATGTTCCTTTTTGAAATGAAAGGATCAGCATGCAGCTTTAGTCAGCAATTTTCTTAAGTATGTACTTAAAATATTTCATTATTCTGCAGTTGATCATGTTTTGTTTTGAAATGAAAAGAATTAAATCAAAGGCTCCGAATTTACGCGTAAGTAGTTTTCCGTTTTACTCATTACGGGAAAAGAAAACATTACTTTTGACTTTGGTCCTGAAGCACGGCACGTCGAACGACCCGCCGAACATCGCAGTACCTTAACAAAAGCGGTTAAATACGGTTATACGCTGCACACGAAAGTCAAGACATACTGACTATGCAGAAAATTCAGTTCGTTTAATGAGCAATGCATCTTGCTCACTTTTCATCACGAGTTGACACAACTAGCATAATGATAACTGTAGAAGCGCTAAAGGCACAACCCAGATAGATAAAAAAAGAATGGCACACGATAGGGACAGAAATGACGCCATATGGCAGAATGCCtcttacggaacaggaatgtgaCAAGATGGCGTCCACTTGCAAGT
This region includes:
- the LOC119164362 gene encoding uncharacterized protein LOC119164362 isoform X3, whose product is MMNNQVSCWNRLNGCEIIAEVSSIAEHFHKECGYHTVCCPRCSSTVLRKDIIAHLESQCLNFVLRLSSTTPPGEKDSNELLLIREGVCGISTAFRNASPNDAFLATSLQRVAVEHGECARHLSKTAVQATQMPELTQQALTQIERSSGAHENQIADVNNCKESLRMELDAIERATDQLESLELAEQQELKEREENAKKLQVLKADMQMVVGLIEQLTDKVHLETAVAECAASHGLSEVQSCELLSFWDEQSSCEEYPLRTTIRLFENELKIPVKVVWCVCEWSVLSVAIEERRFFKACTVITVECRYDMRLMMLHDPGGCNQLWITVFLSGVDGATLAVLPSHATLFFINREKCAARNELKLTHVDPLAYRGLFGSDILNVQDINSSGALERDVLKMCITFSY
- the LOC119164362 gene encoding uncharacterized protein LOC119164362 isoform X1, which gives rise to MPPEIYSHAVFGFSEHLDWSTLDFVQPINDIRVCSACRVVARKTAFLACRHVLCEPCYEQWKSRGSPVCFLDGDLCPENEVHWMEFPVEKMQKNQVSCWNRLNGCEIIAEVSSIAEHFHKECGYHTVCCPRCSSTVLRKDIIAHLESQCLNFVLRLSSTTPPGEKDSNELLLIREGVCGISTAFRNASPNDAFLATSLQRVAVEHGECARHLSKTAVQATQMPELTQQALTQIERSSGAHENQIADVNNCKESLRMELDAIERATDQLESLELAEQQELKEREENAKKLQVLKADMQMVVGLIEQLTDKVHLETAVAECAASHGLSEVQSCELLSFWDEQSSCEEYPLRTTIRLFENELKIPVKVVWCVCEWSVLSVAIEERRFFKACTVITVECRYDMRLMMLHDPGGCNQLWITVFLSGVDGATLAVLPSHATLFFINREKCAARNELKLTHVDPLAYRGLFGSDILNVQDINSSGALERDVLKMCITFSY